In one window of Microtus pennsylvanicus isolate mMicPen1 chromosome 2, mMicPen1.hap1, whole genome shotgun sequence DNA:
- the Zhx1 gene encoding zinc fingers and homeoboxes protein 1: protein MSSRRKSTTPCMVLASEQDPDLELISDLDEGPPVLTPVENAKAESVSSDEEVHESVDSDNQQNKKVEGGYECKYCTFQTPDLNMFTFHVDSEHPNVVLNSSYVCVECNFLTKRYDALSEHNLKYHPGEENFKLTMVKRNNQTIFEQTINDLTFDGSFVKEENSEHGESIDVSSSGISISKTPIMKMMKNKVENKRITVHHNSAEDTPDEKENGVKVSREENVESATSSAPESNTSTSTISRVHPNPASTVVTPSAVLPGLAQVITAVSAQQNSNLVPKVLIPVNSIPTYNAALDNNPLLLNTYNKFPYPTVSEITVLSAQAKYTEEQIKIWFSAQRLKHGVSWTPEEVEEARRKQFNGTVHTVPQTITVIPTHISTGNNGLPSILQTCQIVGQPGLVLTQVAGANTLPVTAPIALTVAGVPNQTNVQKSQVPAAQPATETKAATAAVPASPSVRPEAALVNPDSFGIRAKKTKEQLAELKVSYLKNQFPHDSEIIRLMKITGLTKGEIKKWFSDTRYNQRNSKSNQCLHLNNDSSATIIIDSSDETPEPPAAVTTQPKQSWNPFPDFAPQKFKEKTAEQLRVLQASFLNSSVLTDEELNRLRAQTKLTRREIDAWFTEKKKTKALKAEKKEVDESNVGSSKEEPGESNVGSSKEEPGENSPADEAVAPKSGGTGKICKKTPEQLHMLKSAFVRTQWPSPEEYDKLAEESGLARTDIVSWFGDTRYAWKNGNLKWYYYYQSSNSSSLNGLSSHRKRGRGRPKGRGRGRPRGRPRGGKRMNTWDRVPTLIKFKTGTAILKDYYLKHKFLNEQDLDELVNRSHMGYEQVREWFAERQRRSELGIELFEENEEEDEVIDDQEEDEEETDDSDTWEPPRHVKRKLSKSDD, encoded by the coding sequence atgtcaagcaGACGAAAATCAACAACACCTTGCATGGTCCTTGCCAGTGAGCAGGATCCAGACCTTGAGTTGATATCAGATTTGGATGAAGGTCCTCCTGTCCTTACCCCCGTAGAGAATGCTAAAGCAGAGAGTGTCTCCAGTGATGAAGAAGTTCATGAGTCTGTGGATTCTGACaatcagcaaaataaaaaagtggaAGGGGGCTATGAATGTAAATATTGTACTTTTCAAACTCCAGATCTAAATATgtttactttccatgtagattcaGAACATCCTAATGTTGTCCTGAATTCATCCTATGTTTGTGTTGAATGCAATTTTCTTACCAAAAGGTATGATGCACTTTCTGAGCATAATCTGAAGTACCACCCAGGAGAAGAAAATTTTAAGCTGACTATGGTGAAGCGTAATAACCAGACAATCTTTGAACAGACAATAAATGATCTGACTTTTGATGGTAGTTTTGTTAAAGAGGAGAATTCAGAGCATGGAGAATCCATAGATGTTTCTTCTTCAGGAATCTCCATCAGTAAAACTCCCATCatgaaaatgatgaaaaataaggtagaaaacaAACGGATTACAGTCCATCATAACTCCGCAGAGGACACTCCTGACGAGAAAGAGAATGGAGTAAAAGTAAGCCGGGAAGAAAATGTAGAAAGTGCGACTTCTTCAGCTCCAGAATCCAATACAAGTACTTCCACCATCAGCAGAGTGCATCCCAATCCCGCTAGCACAGTAGTGACGCCCTCTGCTGTTCTTCCTGGATTAGCACAGGTGATCACTGCAGTGTCTGCTCAGCAGAATTCGAACTTGGTTCCTAAAGTCTTAATCCCTGTTAATAGCATTCCTACCTACAATGCTGCATTGGATAACAATCCCCTTCTACTCAATACCTACAACAAATTCCCTTATCCTACAGTGTCAGAAATTACAGTTCTTTCTGCTCAAGCAAAATATACAGAGGAACAGATCAAGATCTGGTTTTCAGCCCAACGTTTAAAGCATGGTGTTAGTTGGACTCCTGAAGAAGTAGAGGAGGCAAGGAGGAAACAATTCAATGGAACAGTACATACTGTACCTCAGACTATAACTGTTATTCCTACACACATTTCCACAGGGAACAATGGGTTACCGTCTATTTTACAGACATGCCAAATAGTTGGTCAGCCAGGTCTGGTTCTTACTCAAGTAGCTGGAGCAAACACTTTGCCAGTAACAGCACCTATCGCCCTGACAGTGGCAGGGGTTCCAAATCAAACAAATGTACAAAAGAGTCAAGTCCCTGCTGCTCAGCCTgctacagaaacaaaagcagccacagcagcagtTCCAGCATCGCCAAGTGTCAGACCTGAAGCTGCACTAGTGAACCCGGATTCATTTGGTATTCGAGCCAAAAAGACTAAAGAACAACTGGCAGAACTGAAGGTTAGCTATCTTAAAAACCAGTTTCCCCACGACTCAGAAATTATTAGGCTTATGAAAATAACAGGCCTTACTAAAGGCGAGATTAAAAAATGGTTTAGTGATACAAGGTACAACCAGAGAAATTCAAAGAGTAATCAGTGCTTACATCTCAATAATGACTCCTCTGCCACTATCATTATAGACTCCAGTGATGAAACCCCAGAACCCCCAGCTGCAGTTACTACACAGCCGAAACAATCCTGGAATCCCTTTCCTGACTTTGCTCCCCAGAAGTTTAAGGAGAAAACTGCAGAGCAACTTCGTGTCCTTCAAGCAAGTTTTCTCAACAGTTCTGTGCTTACAGATGAAGAATTAAATAGGTTAAGAGCGCAAACCAAACTTACTAGAAGAGAAATTGACGCTTGGTttacagagaagaagaaaacaaaagctttaaAGGCTGAGAAAAAAGAAGTAGATGAAAGTAATGTAGGGAGTTCCAAAGAGGAGCCTGGAGAAAGTAACGTAGGCAGTTCCAAAGAGGAGCCTGGAGAAAACTCTCCTGCAGACGAAGCAGTTGCACCTAAGTCGGGAGGTACAGGCAAGATATGTAAGAAAACACCGGAGCAACTGCACATGCTTAAAAGTGCATTTGTTCGAACACAGTGGCCATCACCAGAAGAGTATGACAAGTTGGCTGAGGAAAGTGGACTTGCCAGAACAGACATAGTTAGTTGGTTTGGGGACACCCGTTATGCTTGGAAGAATGGAAACTTGAAATGGTACTACTACTATCAAAGCTCCAATTCAAGTAGTTTGAATGGTCTTTCTTCCCATAGGAAAAGAGGGCGAGGCAGACCCAAAGGACGGGGCAGAGGCAGACCGCGTGGGAGGCCTAGAGGAGGCAAAAGAATGAACACCTGGGACAGGGTACCAACACTCATAAAGTTTAAAACTGGAACAGCAATACTTAAGGATTATTACCTGAAGCACAAATTTCTTAATGAGCAAGATCTTGATGAACTTGTCAACAGATCACACATGGGCTATGAGCAGGTCAGAGAGTGGTttgcagaaagacagagaagatcTGAGTTAGGTATAGAATTATTTGaggaaaatgaggaggaagatgaagttaTTGATGatcaggaagaagatgaagaagaaacagATGATAGTGACACTTGGGAACCCCCACGACATGTGAAGCGGAAGCTTTCTAAATCAGATGACTGA